AGTCCCAGCCCTGGCCCTGCGGTGGGGGCGGGGGCTGGTGCTGGTCGGGGCCCCAGGGGGTGCCCCAGGCCTGGCCCTCGGGCGGCGCCGCCGCCGGAGCCGGGGCGGGGGTCGGCGGGACGGGGCGGCCGTACTGCGGACCGCCCTGTCCGTTCGTCATGCCCGGCAGCAGGGGCTCGCCACCGTCCGATGGCAGCACGATGCCTTCGCGCGCTTGCCGCGGCGAGGGCTCCTCGCCCTGTCCACTCTGCGTCACCGGGACTCCTACGAATGGGGGACCTTCGGAATCGTCGGCTCACGCTACCGGGTCCCCGGAGCCCGGTGCCATGCAGCACAGGACGTGACCTCCTTCCCTGTGACCGCCGTAACAAAACCGGGCTCTCATCCGCTATATATGCCCCTCCTTCACCACCAGCGCCTTTGTTTCCCACACGTTCACGCGGGCGTATCCGCGTCTTTCATGCCGCCGCCTGCAACTCCAGCCGCGCCCCGAACTCCCTTACCACCGGCTCGTCCCGGAACGGCTCCAGCCGCTGCTGGAAGTCCTCCAGGTACTCGGCGCCCCGGTTGGAGCGCAGGGTCTCCAGCAGTGCCACGGCCTTCAGTCCCGTGTGCACGGCCTGTTCGACCTCGCGCTGCTGGACCTGTGCGGTGGCCAGCAGGACGTAGCCGATCGCCCGGCGCCGCGCCCGCGACTCGGGCAGCCCGGACAGGCACTCCTCCGCCCGCCGTGCCGCCGCCTCGGCCTGCCCCAGGTCACGGTGGCAGTGCGCCAACTCGTCGGCCAGATAGGCCTCGTCGAAGTGCGCGATCCACGCCGGGTCGTCGCCGGAGGACGGGTCGGCCGACTCCAGCGCGCTCACCGCACGCCCCGACGCCGCGTGGGCGGCCCGCGCGTCCCCCATCAACGCGTGCCCCCGGGCCTCGGCCGCGTAGAACATGGCCTCCGCGCGCGGGGTGACGCGACCCCGCGCCCCCTCCTGCGCCGCCCGCGCCAACTGCGCGATCTCCCGCGGATTTCCGAGCTGCGCGGCGAGATGGCTCATGGACGCGGCGAGCACATACCCGCCGTACGCCCGGTCGCCCGCCGCCTGCGCGAGCCTCAGCGCCTGGATGTAGTAGCGCTGGGCCAGGCCCGGTTGCCCGGTGTCGATGGCCATATAGCCCGCAAGCTCCGTCAAACGGGCCACCGCTGCGAAGAGTTCACGCCCCACGGCCTCCCGGTACGACCCCGCCAGCAGGCCGGAGACCACGCTGTTCAGGTAGTGCACGACCACCGGGCGCACATGCCCGCTGCCGTACTGGTGGTCCAGGTCGACCAGCGCCTGGGTCATGGCCTTCACGGCCGCCACGTCGGACTCCCCCACCCGCGGGCCCGCCGAGCGCGCCACCTGCGAGTCGGGCGAGGAGATCAGCCAGTCCCGGCTCGGCTCCACGAGCGCGGACGCGGCGACGGAGGAGCCGGAGAGGAAGTCCCGCCGGCCGACGTCACTGCGCCACAGCTCACAGACCTGCTCGATGGCGCCCAGTACCGTCGGCGAGAACTGGAGGCCGACGCCCGAGGCGAGGTTCTTGCCGTTGGCCATGCCGATCTCGTCGATCGTGACCGTACGGCCCAGCTTGCGCCCCAGCGCCTCGGCGATGATCGCCGGAGCGCGTCCGCGTGGCTGCTGTCCGCGCAGCCAGCGGGCGACGGACGTCTTGTCGTAGCGCAGGTCGAGGCCGTGTTCGGCACCGCACATGTTCACTCGGCGGGCCAGCCCGGCGTTGGAACAACCCGCTTCTTGAATGAGCGCCTGCAGCCGTTCGTTCGGCTGCCGCGCGACGAGAGGCCTTGCGGCCATGGCGTACCCCCTGTGGCTGCGGTGCCTGCCCACGCACCGAGTTGATGTGTCTTCCCTGACCCGGCGCCTTCCGGTGAGCGAAAGGATCCGGCCGTGAAGATCAATGCCCCGCCGACATGACGAAAATGCGAGGCTTGCGAGGATTGCCGGGGTAAAGGCCGAAGCCGACCCCACTCGTGGCTACCCAGCTGAGGCCACAGATCCTCCTGCGCGCCCCCACACATGCACCCATGCGCCCCAGTTGCGGAATCAGTGCTCCTCCCCAGCGCGCGCTACAGCCGTAACCGGAGGTGGGCGCGGGAGTTGTGATGAGCGTGGAAGAGACGATCGCGAGCACCGAAGCCGCCCAGATTCCGAAGCAGCGTGGGGAATCGCTGCTGGACACCGCCGTTCGCTACGCCGAGGAGCGCCACTGGGACGTCTTCCCGGGGGCCTGGCTGGAAGCCGTCGACGGGGTGCAGCGCTGCTCGTGCGGCGATGTCGCGTGCGCCGCGCCCGGCGCGCATCCGACGCGGCCGGACTGGGCGACGCAGGCGACGGGCAGTGCGACCGTTGCGCGCCGGATGTGGCAGAAGCAGCCGACGGCGTCGATCCTGCTGCCGACGGGGCGTACGTTCGACGCGATTTCCGTTCCGGAGACGGCGGGGTTTCTGGCGCTGGCCCGGATGGAGCGGATGGAGCTCACGCTGGGGCCGGTGACGCTGACTCCGGATCGGCGGATGGAGTTCTTCGTGCTGCCGGGGGCCGCGGCGAAGGTTCCCGACCTGGTGCGCAAGCTGGGGTGGGCGGTCGCTTCGCTGGATCTCGTGGCGCTCGGGGAGGGTGCGTGGGTGGCTGCGCCTCCTACGCGGTTCGGGTCTCGGGGGGCTGTGCAGTGGGCTTGTCGGCCTACGCCGGCGAATCGGTGGTTGCCGGATGCGGAGGAATTGATCTCGCCGCTTGCCTATGCGTGTGGGCGGGATCGGTAGGTCGGCGGCTGCGGGTCGTCTGTGGCTGGTCGCGCAGTTCCCCGCGCCCCTTCTCGGCGTTGCCCCACCGTAGGGTTCAGGCATGACGTCTGCTGTTGTGGTGCGTGGGCTCTGGAAGCGGTTCGGGCAGCAGGTTGCCGTTGCCGGGGTTGATCTTGAGTTGCCTGCCGGGAAGTTCATCGGGCTCGTCGGCCCGAACGGTGCCGGGAAGACCACCACCCTCTCCATGGTCACCGGGCTGCTCCGGCCCGATCAGGGGTCCGTCGAGGTCGTCGGGCATGACGTGTGGCGGGATCCGGTCGAGGTGAAGGCGCGGATCGGGGTGCTGCCTGAGGGACTGCGGCTGTTCGAGCGGCTGTCGGGACGGGAACTGCTCGGCTACACCGGTCGGTTGCGAGGGCTGCCCGGTGCCGAGGTGGACAAGCGGGCGACGCAGTTGCTGGATGTGCTGGATCTTGCCGGGGCCCAGCACAAGCTGGTCGTCGACTACTCGACCGGGATGCGGAAGAAGATCGGGCTCGCGACGGCGCTGCTGCACAATCCCGAAGTGCTGTTCCTGGACGAGCCGTTCGAGGGCGTCGACCCGGTGTCCGCGCAGACCATCCGGGGTGTGCTGGAGCGGTACACCGGCTCCGGGGCGACCGTCGTCTTCTCCTCGCATGTGATGGAGCTCGTGGAGTCGCTGTGCGACTGGGTGGCCGTGATGGCCGCCGGGCGTATCCGGGCGCACGGGCCGCTGGCCGAGGTGCGGGGCGACGCCGCCTCGCTCCAGCAGGCGTTTCTGGAGCTCGTGGGGGCGAACGGGCGGAACGCCGGGTCCGATCTCGACTGGCTGGGCGGCGGGGCACGATGACCGCCGACATCACCCCGGTCGTCGTACGGCTGAAGCTGTCGCTGCTGCGCAACGGGCTACGGCAGTCCGGTGGGCGCAAAGCCGCCTACATCGCGTCCGCCGTCGTCGCGCTGCTCTTCGCCGCACTGCAACTGCTGGGGCTGATCCTGCTGCGCGGCAACGAGCATGCGACGTCGGTGGTCGTGCTCCTCGTCGCGGTGCTGGCGCTGGGCTGGGCGGTGATGCCGCTGTTCTTCCCCAGCGGCGACGAGACCCTCGACCCCACCCGCCTGGTGATGCTGCCGCTGCGTCCCGGGCCGCTCGTGCGGGCGCTGCTGGTGGCCTCGCTGGTGGGCATCGGGCCGCTGTTCACGGTGTGCATGCTCGCCGGTTCCGTCGTCGCGGTGGCGCACGGGGGTGTGGCGTACGTCGTCGGAGTCGTCGGTGTGGTGCTGGCGCTGCTGGTGTGCGTGGCCCTCGCGCGGGCCGTCGCCGCCGCCAACATCCGGTTGCTGACCAGCCGCAGGGGCCGTGATCTCGCGGTGCTCAGTGGTCTGGTGATCGCCGTCGGGGCGCAGCTCGTCAACTTCGGGGCGCAGCGGCTGGGTTCGGCCGGGCTGGGGCAGCTCGACCCCTTCGCCGACGTGCTGAAGTGGGTGCCGCCCGCGTCGGCGATCGGGGCGGCGGACTCGGCGAGCGACGGCTCGTACGGGATCGCTGTTCTGCAACTCGCCCTGAGCGCCCTGGCGTTGTGGCTGCTGCTGCGGCAGTGGTCGGGGCATCTGAACCGGCTGATGACCGCGCCCGACGGGTCCACCCTCCAGAGCGCCGAGGGCGTCGCCCGCGAGCGGACCTCGACCGGACTGTCGCGTTTCCTGCCGGTCGGCCGGACCGGCACGGTCATGGAGCGCAGCCTGCGCTATGTGTGGCGCGACCCCAAGACCAAGGCCGCCTGGGTGACTTCGCTCGCCATCGGTCTGATCGTGCCGCTGTTCAACGCCTTGCAGGGCACCGGCTCGATCTACTTCGCCTGCTTCGCCGCGGGGATGCTCGGCATCCAGATGTACAACCAGTTCGGGCAGGACACCTCCGCGTTCTGGATGGTCGCGATGACGATCTCGTCCACGAAGGATGCGTACGTCGAACTGCGCGCGCGTGCCCTCGCGTTGCTGGTGATCACGCTGCCGTACGCCGCGCTGGTCACCGTGCTGACGACGGCGCTGCTCGGCGACTGGGCCAAGCTGCCCGAGGTGCTGGGGCTGTCCTTCGCGCTGCTCGGCGCGATGCTGGCGACCGGGGCGTGGACGTCGGCACGCTTCCCGTACTCCATCCCGCAGGAGGGCTACAAGAACGTCGCCCCCGGACAGGCCGGACTCGCCTGGATCGCCATCTTCGGCGGCATGGTCGCAGCGGCGCTGCTGTGCGCCCCGGTCATCGGCGTCACGATCTGGCTGAACGTGAGCGCGGACGGCGGCGACTGGACGTGGGTGCTGCTGCCGGTGGGTGTCGCGTACGGGGCCGCTGTCACTTGGCTGGGCCTGAGGCTGGCGGCCCCTCGGACGGCGGAACGACTGCCGGAGATCCTTACGGCGGTTAGCAAGGGCTGACGGAGACTTTTTACTCAGGGCCCTGCGACGCCGTTAAGGGGCGCGGGGAACTGTGCGACAAGCCACGGACTACCCGCACCCGCCAACGAACAGCCCCCGGCAGACGAGAACGCGCCCCAAACTCACAGCTCATTCAAAAACGGCTCAATCGCCGCGCGCCACGCTTCCGGCTGGTCATAGTGGACAAGATGCCCGGCGTCGGCCACCTCCGCGTACTCGCCGAGAGGCAACACGCGCACCATCTCCTGGGCCTCGGCCCGCCCCAACTCCCCATCAAGCCCGCGGACGACCAGGGCCGGGCACTGCACCTGGGCCAGCTCCTCCCAGTGCGCGTCGTACACCCACGTCTCCCGGGACTTGAGCATCTGGTCGGGTTCGAAGACGGGCCGCCAGCCGTCGGACGACTCGTGCATCACCTCGGCGTAGAACTCGCCGCGGGACGGAATGGGCCGCTCCACCCAAGGGTCGTCCTCACCGAACCACTTGCGGACATCGGCGAGGGTGGCGAACGGAACGGGCCAGGACTTGAACCACTGGGCCCACTCCCGCTGCGAGGCCGCGCCGAGTGCGGAGGCCCGCATATCGCAGATGATCACTCCGCGGACCAGATCGGGGCGCCTGGCGGCGAGTTGCCAGGCGGTCAGGGCGCCCATCGCATGGCCGATGAGGACGGCCGGGCCGAGGCCGAGCTGTTCGAGGGCGGCCTCGGCGTCCTCGACATAGGCCTCGCGGGTGAAGGAGGCCTGCGGGGGCTTGTCGCTCTGGCCGTGGCCGCGCTGGTCGAGCGCGACGGCGCGATGG
This genomic window from Streptomyces sp. DG2A-72 contains:
- a CDS encoding alpha/beta fold hydrolase, producing MARRIDVTGAGGVRLAAWEFGDPPKPDPAHATGHTDQAPDQAPDQPPGTGEQDRFSGVLLLHGLMGRASHWASTARWLSGRHRAVALDQRGHGQSDKPPQASFTREAYVEDAEAALEQLGLGPAVLIGHAMGALTAWQLAARRPDLVRGVIICDMRASALGAASQREWAQWFKSWPVPFATLADVRKWFGEDDPWVERPIPSRGEFYAEVMHESSDGWRPVFEPDQMLKSRETWVYDAHWEELAQVQCPALVVRGLDGELGRAEAQEMVRVLPLGEYAEVADAGHLVHYDQPEAWRAAIEPFLNEL
- a CDS encoding transcriptional regulator, translating into MAARPLVARQPNERLQALIQEAGCSNAGLARRVNMCGAEHGLDLRYDKTSVARWLRGQQPRGRAPAIIAEALGRKLGRTVTIDEIGMANGKNLASGVGLQFSPTVLGAIEQVCELWRSDVGRRDFLSGSSVAASALVEPSRDWLISSPDSQVARSAGPRVGESDVAAVKAMTQALVDLDHQYGSGHVRPVVVHYLNSVVSGLLAGSYREAVGRELFAAVARLTELAGYMAIDTGQPGLAQRYYIQALRLAQAAGDRAYGGYVLAASMSHLAAQLGNPREIAQLARAAQEGARGRVTPRAEAMFYAAEARGHALMGDARAAHAASGRAVSALESADPSSGDDPAWIAHFDEAYLADELAHCHRDLGQAEAAARRAEECLSGLPESRARRRAIGYVLLATAQVQQREVEQAVHTGLKAVALLETLRSNRGAEYLEDFQQRLEPFRDEPVVREFGARLELQAAA
- a CDS encoding bifunctional DNA primase/polymerase — its product is MMSVEETIASTEAAQIPKQRGESLLDTAVRYAEERHWDVFPGAWLEAVDGVQRCSCGDVACAAPGAHPTRPDWATQATGSATVARRMWQKQPTASILLPTGRTFDAISVPETAGFLALARMERMELTLGPVTLTPDRRMEFFVLPGAAAKVPDLVRKLGWAVASLDLVALGEGAWVAAPPTRFGSRGAVQWACRPTPANRWLPDAEELISPLAYACGRDR
- a CDS encoding transporter produces the protein MTADITPVVVRLKLSLLRNGLRQSGGRKAAYIASAVVALLFAALQLLGLILLRGNEHATSVVVLLVAVLALGWAVMPLFFPSGDETLDPTRLVMLPLRPGPLVRALLVASLVGIGPLFTVCMLAGSVVAVAHGGVAYVVGVVGVVLALLVCVALARAVAAANIRLLTSRRGRDLAVLSGLVIAVGAQLVNFGAQRLGSAGLGQLDPFADVLKWVPPASAIGAADSASDGSYGIAVLQLALSALALWLLLRQWSGHLNRLMTAPDGSTLQSAEGVARERTSTGLSRFLPVGRTGTVMERSLRYVWRDPKTKAAWVTSLAIGLIVPLFNALQGTGSIYFACFAAGMLGIQMYNQFGQDTSAFWMVAMTISSTKDAYVELRARALALLVITLPYAALVTVLTTALLGDWAKLPEVLGLSFALLGAMLATGAWTSARFPYSIPQEGYKNVAPGQAGLAWIAIFGGMVAAALLCAPVIGVTIWLNVSADGGDWTWVLLPVGVAYGAAVTWLGLRLAAPRTAERLPEILTAVSKG
- a CDS encoding ABC transporter ATP-binding protein; the encoded protein is MTSAVVVRGLWKRFGQQVAVAGVDLELPAGKFIGLVGPNGAGKTTTLSMVTGLLRPDQGSVEVVGHDVWRDPVEVKARIGVLPEGLRLFERLSGRELLGYTGRLRGLPGAEVDKRATQLLDVLDLAGAQHKLVVDYSTGMRKKIGLATALLHNPEVLFLDEPFEGVDPVSAQTIRGVLERYTGSGATVVFSSHVMELVESLCDWVAVMAAGRIRAHGPLAEVRGDAASLQQAFLELVGANGRNAGSDLDWLGGGAR